The DNA window TGCTGTGATGAACTTCATCGGCGCCTTGACGTTCACCGGTGTGGCCAAAACGATTACGAAAGACATCGTCGACCCGTTTGCTTTGGAAAACGGGCCGGTCATTATTTTAGCCGCCTTAACGTCCGCGATCGCCTGGAACTTGATCACGTGGTACTATGGCATTCCGAGCAGCTCTTCGCATGCGCTCATTGGCTCGATTGCCGGAGCAGCGATTTCTGCTGCCGGTATTGGGATTTTGAATTACGGCGGATTTTTAAAAATTTTACAGTCGCTCATCCTTTCTCCATTTTTGGCGTTAGGGGTCGGTTTTGTCATAATGAGTATTTTTCGCTTTATCTTTAAAAATGCGAACTTATACAGTACGACGAGAGGCTTTCGGCTGTTTCAAGTCGTGACAGCGTCATTTCAAGCGTATACACATGGAACGAACGACGCCCAAAAAGCGATGGGGATTATTACGATGGCGTTAATCGCCGGCGGATACCATACAACGACCGACATCCCAGAGTGGGTGCGCATTTCTGCCGCTTTGGCCATGGGGTTGGGAACGGCTGTCGGCGGGTGGAAAATCATTAAAACGGTCGGCGGAAAAATCATGAAAATCCGTCCGATTAACGGGGCGGCGGCCGATTTATCGTCCGCGCTCGTCATTTTTTCGGCGACGGCGTTCCATTTGCCGGTCAGCACGACACACGTTATTTCTTCGGCCATTATGGGGGTCGGCGCCGCGCAGCGCGTGAAAGGGGTCAAATGGGGCGTCGCCCGCCGGATCGTGCTTACATGGGTGATTACGCTCCCGATTTCTGCGCTCATGGCTGGTTTCCTATATCAATTGTTTAATTTGTTTTTCTAAATATAAAGCGCGCCTGTTGTCAAACAGGCGCGCTTCGTTTATGCCGCCGGGCGGCTCGCGGAAGAGGAGCGGCCGATCGCCCGGCAAAGCTTTGGAGCAATCAAGCCGGCGACGATCGATAGCAAAATGTCTTTTGGCAGCGGAACCAGCATCCAGCCCCATACCATTTGGTACGACAATCCTTTTGGCGCTTCGGCCCATAATTGATAAGCCATATACATCCAGTTCGTGCCGATGACATAGTTGACGACCATGCCGACAAGCGCCGCGGTGACAAAGCGGGCGGTGGATGCCGGCTGCGGGCCGCGTTCGATGATCCAGCCAGTCACATACGCAGCGGCGATAAAGGAGAGA is part of the Geobacillus sp. 46C-IIa genome and encodes:
- a CDS encoding inorganic phosphate transporter, giving the protein MDMILVLTILIVIFALAFDFINGFHDTANAIATSVSTRALTPRRAILLAAVMNFIGALTFTGVAKTITKDIVDPFALENGPVIILAALTSAIAWNLITWYYGIPSSSSHALIGSIAGAAISAAGIGILNYGGFLKILQSLILSPFLALGVGFVIMSIFRFIFKNANLYSTTRGFRLFQVVTASFQAYTHGTNDAQKAMGIITMALIAGGYHTTTDIPEWVRISAALAMGLGTAVGGWKIIKTVGGKIMKIRPINGAAADLSSALVIFSATAFHLPVSTTHVISSAIMGVGAAQRVKGVKWGVARRIVLTWVITLPISALMAGFLYQLFNLFF
- a CDS encoding biotin transporter BioY codes for the protein MERRTSLRPIDMTLAAMFVALMAIGANITSWVPFLVVGGVPITLQTFFCVLAGAVLGRRLGAVAMTVYMFVGLAGAPVFSKLSGGLSIIFQPTFGFILSFIAAAYVTGWIIERGPQPASTARFVTAALVGMVVNYVIGTNWMYMAYQLWAEAPKGLSYQMVWGWMLVPLPKDILLSIVAGLIAPKLCRAIGRSSSASRPAA